Proteins found in one Candidatus Krumholzibacteriia bacterium genomic segment:
- a CDS encoding cytochrome c, which produces MWPKSPKPESRAAALVVALLALPGCIRLDMYNQPRYEPLEASRFYADGRSARQLPAGTVARGTLLEDRAYATGTVNDSTFATELPFALTPELLQRGRERYGIFCSVCHDGTGSGRGMVVRRGYKQPPSFHIERLQQQPAGYFFDVISRGFSTMPSYAASIPIADRWAIVAYLRALQLSQQVAVRNLPEPWRGEIEAAANQAAAGKKEPAGHEHR; this is translated from the coding sequence ATGTGGCCGAAGTCGCCGAAACCTGAAAGCCGCGCCGCCGCCCTGGTCGTGGCGCTGCTGGCGCTTCCGGGCTGCATCCGGCTCGACATGTACAACCAGCCGCGCTACGAGCCGCTGGAGGCGAGCCGGTTCTATGCCGACGGGCGCTCCGCCCGGCAGCTTCCTGCCGGCACGGTGGCCCGGGGCACGCTGCTCGAGGATCGGGCCTACGCCACCGGCACGGTGAACGACTCGACCTTCGCCACCGAGCTGCCGTTCGCGCTGACGCCGGAGCTCCTGCAGCGCGGCCGCGAGCGCTACGGCATCTTCTGCTCCGTCTGTCACGACGGCACCGGGTCCGGGCGCGGCATGGTGGTGCGGCGCGGCTACAAGCAGCCGCCGTCCTTCCACATCGAGCGGCTGCAGCAACAGCCGGCGGGCTATTTCTTCGACGTCATCAGCCGCGGTTTCTCCACCATGCCCAGCTACGCCGCTTCCATCCCCATCGCCGATCGCTGGGCCATCGTGGCTTACCTGCGAGCGCTGCAGCTGTCGCAGCAGGTCGCGGTGCGCAACTTGCCGGAGCCGTGGCGGGGCGAGATCGAAGCCGCGGCGAATCAGGCAGCCGCAGGGAAGAAGGAGCCAGCAGGCCATGAGCATAGGTGA
- the coxB gene encoding cytochrome c oxidase subunit II yields the protein MSKAPFMPPQGSSFAGQVDLLYLFLVAISLFFSLLIAGLIVYLAVRYKRRSPRDIGVPIHGSGVLEIAWSVIPLVIMLGSFVWGTMLFFHLSRPPADAVEYFAVGKQWMWKFQHPDGTREINTLHLPVGQPVKVTLTSEDVIHDLFVPAFRVKMDVLPARYSTIWFQPVRVGTYHLFCAEYCGAEHSRMGGWIVVQEPEDYERWLAGERGQENRLASPEDLFKRFACESCHRTDSVARAPQLAGLFGKQVRFKDGSAIVADDNYILESILKPNEKIVAGYQPIMPTFQGQMSQEEALALVRYVRGLEAGK from the coding sequence ATGTCGAAAGCACCCTTCATGCCCCCGCAGGGGTCCAGCTTTGCCGGGCAGGTCGATCTCCTCTACCTCTTCCTGGTGGCGATCAGCCTGTTCTTCTCGCTCCTCATCGCCGGCCTCATCGTCTACCTCGCGGTGCGCTACAAGCGCCGGTCGCCGCGGGACATCGGCGTCCCGATTCATGGCTCGGGGGTGCTGGAGATCGCCTGGTCGGTGATCCCGCTCGTCATCATGCTGGGTTCCTTCGTCTGGGGCACGATGTTGTTCTTCCACCTCTCCCGGCCGCCGGCGGACGCGGTGGAGTACTTCGCCGTCGGCAAGCAGTGGATGTGGAAGTTCCAGCATCCCGACGGCACCCGGGAGATCAACACCTTGCACCTGCCCGTGGGGCAGCCGGTGAAGGTCACATTGACCTCGGAGGACGTGATCCACGACCTCTTCGTCCCGGCCTTCCGGGTCAAGATGGACGTCCTCCCGGCGCGCTACAGCACCATCTGGTTCCAGCCCGTTCGCGTCGGTACCTACCATCTCTTCTGCGCCGAATACTGCGGCGCCGAGCATTCGCGCATGGGCGGCTGGATCGTGGTGCAGGAGCCCGAGGACTACGAGCGCTGGCTGGCGGGGGAGCGCGGCCAGGAGAACCGGCTCGCCAGCCCGGAGGACCTCTTCAAGCGCTTCGCCTGCGAGTCGTGCCACCGCACCGACTCGGTGGCGCGTGCGCCCCAGCTGGCGGGTCTGTTCGGCAAGCAAGTGCGCTTCAAGGACGGCAGTGCCATCGTGGCCGACGACAACTACATCCTGGAGTCGATCCTCAAGCCGAACGAGAAGATCGTCGCCGGGTATCAACCGATCATGCCCACGTTCCAGGGCCAGATGAGCCAGGAGGAAGCGCTCGCTCTCGTGCGCTACGTCCGTGGGCTCGAAGCGGGGAAGTGA
- a CDS encoding di-heme oxidoredictase family protein produces the protein MKRTRATLLALVILAGLGPQACGGPKPPGPPNGEEVFSRKFNLKTGLGPRWNAPSCLECHEEGGAGGPGDEVERQEELAGCAGLRIFKVFAAPGLRPEVPPDSAASRSSNDLFASGMIDALTDEEIRARAGDPDGNGVGGFVNFLADDRIGRFGRKAQVPSLEEFVEVAFFEEQGIEVPKELSREELQAAVQFVRNLRLPPVQGYETEKKLFASVGCAECHPPPIYSDVLMYNLEAVEDICVGSAKEVHFRSEPLVGLRLQQTFMHDGKSKTIEDAIRRHGGAGRQARDKFLALDSNQRQKLLEFLRKL, from the coding sequence GTGAAGAGAACTCGAGCCACTCTTCTCGCGCTCGTCATTCTTGCCGGGCTCGGGCCGCAGGCCTGCGGCGGGCCGAAGCCGCCAGGTCCTCCGAACGGAGAGGAAGTCTTCTCCCGGAAGTTCAACCTGAAGACCGGGCTCGGACCACGCTGGAATGCCCCTTCCTGCCTCGAGTGCCACGAAGAGGGGGGAGCCGGAGGGCCGGGCGACGAAGTGGAGCGCCAAGAGGAGCTCGCGGGGTGCGCAGGCCTCCGGATCTTCAAGGTCTTCGCCGCCCCCGGCTTGCGTCCCGAAGTGCCGCCCGACTCGGCCGCCAGCCGGAGCTCGAACGACCTCTTCGCTTCCGGGATGATCGATGCCCTGACCGACGAAGAGATCCGCGCCCGGGCGGGGGATCCGGACGGGAACGGCGTCGGTGGCTTCGTCAACTTCCTGGCGGACGACCGCATCGGCCGTTTCGGCCGCAAGGCTCAGGTGCCGTCGCTGGAAGAATTCGTGGAGGTCGCCTTCTTCGAAGAGCAAGGCATCGAGGTCCCGAAGGAGCTCTCGCGGGAGGAGCTGCAGGCGGCGGTGCAGTTCGTCCGCAATCTCCGCCTCCCGCCGGTCCAAGGGTACGAGACGGAGAAGAAGCTCTTCGCGAGCGTGGGTTGCGCCGAGTGCCACCCGCCGCCGATCTACTCGGACGTGCTCATGTACAACCTGGAAGCCGTCGAGGACATCTGCGTCGGCTCCGCCAAGGAAGTGCACTTCCGTTCGGAGCCCCTCGTCGGCTTGCGCCTGCAGCAGACGTTCATGCACGACGGCAAGAGCAAGACGATCGAGGACGCCATCCGGCGCCACGGCGGCGCCGGACGGCAGGCCCGGGACAAGTTCCTCGCCCTCGACTCCAATCAGCGGCAGAAGCTCCTCGAGTTCCTCCGGAAGCTGTGA
- a CDS encoding glycosyltransferase family 39 protein — MRRRDLFLPAALAAFVGVCAATGARQVVHLDSVPLLLALQHQDLRLHQPQPPGYILHVWLAEVVQVLAGRPLLALRCVSLLVLAVTAALLYRLAAHLADRATARAAVLLFLTSPLVIFHGMTTGTYVDEALAGVAVSWLLWRALQRGKPSLRAAAYLTGLLAGLRPTVLVIGVPLLVWAGRRLALSRRSWAEAGLAAFLGLLCWLVPQAQLAGGLDDYARIVAAVARAALEKSPLWKGPLSFAQQLLLLLATLFFGLGGARWIAALVTRLRRHHAPSPPPAPAAASYASSFLVTWILPPSLVALLLGMPATGYALALWPPLCLWLALDAWQHGWQARRRLAVAMLLFDLALFVFLPTPASRPEPAFGIAALADLTAPAAGRSPLHAWWDRLPAGARRLGEALFAKTDFFFDRTRHTDFAPLQAALYGLGPLAHETLVLGGPMTRAACVLAPGRDVVQFDAHRPAPFLHYREQQATVVADTFEVSPEVYWLLHEGPLREIQRPDAELLPAPASPEAAERGAPEAAFHLLPLREGPIDLWYVPEAGAGKLRLHLLRGMPPRDPRLYERAEARGSRRADAPRR; from the coding sequence GTGAGGCGCCGGGATCTTTTTCTGCCGGCCGCTCTCGCCGCCTTCGTGGGCGTCTGCGCCGCCACCGGGGCGCGCCAGGTCGTGCACCTCGACTCGGTGCCTCTCCTCTTGGCGTTGCAACACCAGGATCTGCGCCTGCACCAGCCGCAACCGCCGGGCTACATCCTGCACGTCTGGCTCGCGGAGGTCGTGCAGGTGCTGGCGGGGCGGCCGCTGCTGGCGCTGCGCTGCGTCTCTCTCCTCGTCCTCGCGGTGACGGCAGCCTTGTTGTATCGCCTGGCGGCGCACCTCGCCGATCGCGCCACGGCGCGGGCAGCGGTGCTGCTCTTCCTCACCAGCCCCCTCGTGATCTTCCACGGCATGACCACGGGTACCTACGTCGACGAGGCGCTGGCCGGTGTGGCGGTCTCCTGGCTGCTTTGGCGCGCGCTCCAGCGCGGCAAGCCCTCGCTCCGCGCCGCGGCGTACCTGACCGGCTTGCTCGCCGGCTTACGGCCGACGGTGCTCGTCATCGGCGTCCCGCTCCTCGTCTGGGCGGGAAGGCGCCTGGCGCTTTCGCGCCGCAGCTGGGCCGAGGCCGGTCTCGCTGCTTTCCTCGGTCTCTTGTGCTGGCTGGTGCCGCAAGCGCAGCTGGCAGGCGGCCTGGACGACTACGCGCGGATCGTCGCGGCGGTGGCCCGAGCCGCGCTGGAGAAGTCACCCCTTTGGAAAGGTCCGCTGAGCTTCGCGCAGCAACTGCTCCTCCTCCTGGCGACGCTCTTCTTCGGCCTTGGCGGCGCCCGCTGGATCGCGGCCCTCGTCACCCGCCTCCGGCGGCACCACGCTCCGAGCCCGCCGCCGGCGCCCGCAGCTGCGAGCTACGCTTCTTCCTTTCTCGTTACCTGGATTCTCCCACCCAGCCTCGTCGCTCTGCTGCTCGGCATGCCGGCTACGGGGTATGCACTCGCGCTCTGGCCGCCGCTCTGTCTCTGGCTCGCTCTCGATGCATGGCAGCATGGGTGGCAGGCGCGGCGCCGACTGGCCGTCGCGATGCTCCTCTTCGACCTGGCCCTGTTCGTGTTCCTACCGACGCCGGCTTCGCGGCCAGAGCCCGCCTTCGGCATCGCGGCACTGGCGGACCTCACCGCACCTGCGGCTGGCCGGAGCCCCTTGCATGCCTGGTGGGATCGTCTGCCGGCGGGAGCGCGACGGCTCGGTGAGGCGCTCTTCGCCAAGACCGACTTCTTCTTCGATCGCACCCGGCACACGGACTTCGCGCCGCTGCAAGCCGCCCTGTACGGTCTCGGGCCCCTGGCGCATGAAACCCTCGTCCTGGGCGGCCCGATGACCCGCGCCGCATGCGTGCTCGCGCCAGGCCGCGACGTGGTGCAATTCGATGCGCACCGCCCCGCTCCTTTCCTCCACTACCGCGAACAGCAAGCGACCGTGGTGGCGGACACCTTCGAGGTCTCGCCCGAGGTCTACTGGCTCCTCCACGAAGGGCCCCTGCGGGAAATCCAGCGCCCCGACGCGGAGCTGCTTCCGGCACCGGCGAGCCCCGAGGCGGCCGAGCGCGGCGCCCCCGAGGCAGCCTTCCACCTACTACCGCTGCGCGAAGGTCCCATCGATCTCTGGTACGTACCCGAAGCGGGTGCGGGCAAGCTACGCCTGCATCTGCTCCGCGGCATGCCACCTCGTGATCCGAGGCTCTATGAAAGAGCCGAAGCCCGTGGATCGCGGCGCGCCGACGCACCGAGACGCTGA
- a CDS encoding SCO family protein, whose translation MKRLVLACLLLGWAVAAAGQPGVPASRQPGAAAPSPSAGTSASSPSAAAANQSGLPRALREVGFDQKIGTMLPLQLRFRDETGATVELGSFFGQRPVLLSLVYYECPMLCSMALNGLVSSLRALNMEPGRDFEIVTVSFDSTEGPALAAAKKAKYLEEYHRPGAAASWHFLTGEGPAIRGLTESVGFRYTWDEPTKQFAHASGLIVTTPAGELARYFFGIEYAPRDLRLGLVEASKGKLGNVVDQALLYCFRYDPESGTYAAAALNLVRAGGVVTVILIAVFILWMRRQERRRLLPS comes from the coding sequence GTGAAGCGCCTCGTTCTCGCTTGCCTCCTCCTTGGTTGGGCCGTCGCGGCGGCGGGCCAGCCCGGCGTCCCGGCGTCCCGGCAACCGGGCGCGGCGGCACCGAGCCCGAGCGCCGGCACCTCGGCGTCGAGCCCGAGCGCTGCCGCCGCCAACCAGAGCGGCTTGCCCCGGGCGCTGCGCGAGGTGGGCTTCGACCAGAAGATAGGGACGATGCTGCCGCTGCAGTTGCGTTTCCGCGATGAAACCGGCGCCACGGTGGAGCTGGGCAGCTTCTTCGGCCAGCGCCCGGTGCTCCTCTCTCTCGTCTACTACGAGTGCCCCATGCTCTGCTCCATGGCGCTCAACGGCCTGGTCTCGAGCTTGCGGGCCTTGAACATGGAACCCGGGCGTGACTTCGAGATCGTCACCGTGTCCTTCGATTCCACCGAAGGTCCCGCGCTGGCGGCGGCGAAGAAGGCGAAGTACTTGGAGGAATACCACCGTCCCGGAGCGGCGGCGTCCTGGCATTTCCTCACCGGCGAGGGGCCGGCGATCCGGGGACTCACCGAGAGCGTGGGCTTCCGCTACACCTGGGACGAGCCGACCAAGCAGTTCGCCCATGCGAGCGGCCTCATCGTCACCACGCCGGCGGGTGAGCTGGCGCGCTATTTCTTCGGCATCGAGTACGCACCACGCGACCTGCGGCTGGGTCTGGTGGAGGCGTCGAAGGGCAAGCTGGGCAACGTCGTCGATCAGGCGCTGCTCTACTGCTTCCGCTATGACCCGGAGTCGGGGACGTACGCCGCGGCGGCGCTCAACCTGGTGCGCGCCGGCGGCGTGGTCACGGTGATCTTGATCGCGGTGTTCATCTTGTGGATGCGACGGCAGGAGCGCCGGCGCCTGCTCCCGAGCTGA
- the ctaD gene encoding cytochrome c oxidase subunit I, whose translation MPSTERAVLETEDYINADYNIKSWLLTTDHKRIAVLYLISVTLFFLIGGLFAVLIRLELLTPQGDLMQSDTYNRVFTMHGVTMVFFFLIPSIPTVLGNFLVPMMVGARDLAFPKVNLASWYVFNLAGVFTLYAMFAGGVDTGWTFYTPYSTTYSNTHVVATGLGVFIAGFSSIMTGLNFIVTIHRMRAPGLTWFRLPLFLWAHYATSLVMILGTPVIAITTLLLAVERGFKIGIFDPNLGGDPVLFQHLFWFYSHPAVYIMVLPAMGVISELIAAFARKPVFGYKIVAASSMSIAILGFLVWGHHMFVSGQSVYAATVFSVLSMLVAVPSAVKVFNWTATLYKGSVSFETPMLYALGFIGLFTVGGLTGVMLATLGLDVHVHDTYFVVAHFHYIMVGGTIMAYLGGLHFWWPKMSGRLYPQFWSRLSALIIFVGFNLTFFPQFLLGYMGMPRRYHVYPEEFQVLHVLSSAGASILGVGYILPVFYLTWSMRYGPRASANPWGATGLEWQTSSPPPTHNFLETPVVTTDAYHYSEEVTVG comes from the coding sequence ATGCCCTCCACCGAGCGCGCCGTCCTCGAGACCGAGGACTACATCAATGCCGATTACAACATCAAATCGTGGCTGCTGACCACGGATCACAAGCGCATCGCCGTGCTCTATCTGATCTCGGTGACGCTGTTCTTCCTCATCGGCGGCCTCTTCGCCGTCCTCATCCGTCTGGAGCTGCTGACGCCGCAGGGCGATCTGATGCAGTCGGACACCTACAACCGCGTCTTCACCATGCACGGCGTGACGATGGTGTTCTTCTTCCTCATCCCCTCCATCCCCACGGTGCTAGGCAACTTCCTCGTGCCCATGATGGTGGGGGCCCGGGATCTGGCCTTCCCCAAAGTGAACCTGGCTAGCTGGTACGTGTTCAACCTGGCCGGGGTCTTCACCCTCTACGCTATGTTCGCCGGCGGCGTGGACACGGGCTGGACCTTCTACACGCCCTACAGCACCACCTACTCCAACACCCACGTGGTGGCCACCGGGCTCGGCGTCTTCATCGCCGGTTTCTCCTCCATCATGACCGGCCTCAACTTCATCGTCACCATCCACCGCATGCGGGCGCCGGGGCTCACCTGGTTCCGCCTGCCCCTCTTCCTCTGGGCGCATTACGCCACCAGCCTAGTGATGATCCTGGGTACACCGGTGATCGCGATCACCACCCTGCTGCTGGCAGTGGAGCGGGGTTTCAAGATCGGCATCTTCGACCCCAATCTGGGCGGCGACCCGGTGCTCTTCCAGCACCTGTTCTGGTTCTACTCGCACCCGGCGGTGTACATCATGGTGCTCCCGGCCATGGGTGTGATCAGCGAGCTCATCGCCGCTTTCGCGCGCAAGCCCGTCTTCGGCTACAAGATCGTCGCCGCGTCGAGCATGTCCATCGCCATCCTCGGCTTCCTGGTCTGGGGCCACCACATGTTCGTGAGCGGCCAGTCGGTGTACGCCGCCACGGTGTTCTCCGTCCTCAGCATGCTGGTGGCGGTGCCGTCGGCGGTGAAGGTGTTCAACTGGACAGCGACGCTGTACAAGGGCTCGGTCTCTTTCGAAACCCCCATGCTCTACGCCCTGGGTTTCATCGGCCTCTTCACCGTGGGCGGGTTGACCGGGGTGATGCTGGCGACGCTCGGGCTCGACGTGCACGTGCACGACACCTACTTCGTGGTGGCGCATTTCCACTACATCATGGTGGGCGGCACGATCATGGCGTACCTGGGGGGGCTGCACTTCTGGTGGCCGAAGATGTCCGGACGCCTGTATCCGCAGTTCTGGTCCAGGCTCTCGGCGCTCATCATCTTCGTCGGCTTCAACCTCACCTTCTTCCCCCAATTCCTCCTCGGCTACATGGGGATGCCACGGCGCTACCACGTCTATCCCGAGGAGTTTCAAGTGCTGCACGTGCTCTCCAGCGCCGGCGCCTCCATCCTGGGGGTGGGCTACATCCTGCCGGTGTTCTATCTCACCTGGTCGATGCGCTACGGGCCGCGGGCCTCGGCCAATCCCTGGGGGGCCACGGGGCTCGAGTGGCAAACGTCGTCGCCGCCGCCGACGCACAACTTCCTGGAGACCCCGGTGGTGACCACGGACGCGTACCACTACAGCGAAGAGGTGACCGTTGGCTAA
- the nrfD gene encoding NrfD/PsrC family molybdoenzyme membrane anchor subunit — protein MAPTVIAPGHTAATVTDKIAAVVLQRTPLWFYPAFGAAFMLLMTLLYAITYLFAKGVGIWGVNNPVGWGFAIINFVWWIGIGHAGTLISAILLLMRQKWRTSINRFAEAMTLFAVACAGLFPILHLGRPWLAYWLFPYPNTMWVWPQFRSPLIWDVFAISTYMLVSLMFWYVGLIPDVATLRDRTKNKIGQIVYGMMAMGWRGSAKHWHHHDTACILLAALATPLVVSVHSVVSFDFAAGIIPGWHTTLFPPYFVAGAIFAGFAMVITLCIPLRAAFGLHDFITEWHVRNMAKVMLATGLIVNYGYGIELFIAWYSGSPYETFMLSNRIGGPYRFIWYALILCNVVATQFLWSAKVRSSAVALWVVAMFINVGMWLERFVIVVTSLHRDFMPSAWGMYYPTKFDWMTFLGSIGLFLSLMFLFVRLLPMISIFEIRGILPKTRAGERSA, from the coding sequence ATGGCGCCGACGGTCATCGCTCCGGGCCACACCGCTGCCACGGTGACCGACAAGATCGCCGCCGTGGTCCTGCAGCGGACGCCGCTCTGGTTCTATCCGGCGTTCGGAGCGGCCTTCATGCTGCTCATGACCTTGCTCTACGCCATCACCTACCTCTTCGCCAAGGGCGTCGGCATCTGGGGCGTCAACAACCCGGTGGGCTGGGGCTTCGCCATCATCAACTTCGTCTGGTGGATCGGGATCGGTCACGCCGGCACGCTGATCTCGGCGATCCTCCTCCTCATGCGCCAGAAGTGGCGCACTTCGATCAATCGCTTCGCCGAGGCCATGACCCTCTTCGCCGTGGCTTGCGCCGGCTTGTTCCCCATCCTGCACCTGGGGCGCCCTTGGCTCGCCTACTGGCTCTTCCCCTACCCGAACACCATGTGGGTGTGGCCGCAGTTCCGCAGCCCGCTGATCTGGGACGTCTTCGCCATCTCCACCTACATGCTGGTGTCGCTCATGTTCTGGTACGTCGGGCTGATTCCGGATGTGGCGACGCTGCGCGATCGCACGAAAAACAAGATCGGCCAGATCGTCTACGGCATGATGGCCATGGGCTGGCGCGGCTCGGCGAAGCACTGGCACCACCACGACACCGCTTGCATCCTGCTGGCGGCGCTGGCCACGCCGCTGGTGGTGTCGGTGCACTCGGTGGTGAGCTTCGACTTCGCCGCCGGCATCATTCCCGGCTGGCACACCACGCTCTTCCCGCCCTACTTCGTGGCCGGCGCCATCTTCGCCGGCTTCGCCATGGTGATCACGCTCTGCATTCCGCTGCGCGCCGCTTTCGGCCTGCACGACTTCATCACCGAGTGGCACGTGCGCAACATGGCCAAGGTCATGCTGGCCACGGGCCTCATCGTCAACTACGGCTACGGCATCGAGCTCTTCATCGCCTGGTATAGCGGCAGCCCCTACGAGACCTTCATGCTCAGCAACAGGATCGGCGGGCCGTACCGCTTCATCTGGTACGCCCTCATCCTCTGCAACGTGGTGGCGACGCAGTTCCTCTGGTCGGCGAAGGTGCGTTCCTCCGCCGTCGCCCTCTGGGTGGTAGCCATGTTCATCAACGTGGGGATGTGGCTCGAACGTTTCGTCATCGTCGTCACCAGCTTGCACCGGGACTTCATGCCCTCCGCCTGGGGCATGTATTACCCCACCAAGTTCGACTGGATGACCTTCCTGGGCAGCATCGGTCTGTTCCTCTCCCTCATGTTCCTCTTCGTCCGGCTCCTGCCGATGATCTCGATCTTCGAGATCCGCGGCATCCTGCCCAAGACACGGGCAGGGGAAAGGAGCGCCTGA
- a CDS encoding cytochrome C oxidase subunit IV family protein yields the protein MHISPLRVYALVFAALLVGTLTTVAVAFQHLGPFNDIVALTIAVTKMTLVVLFFMHAKYSTRLTKIVVASGFAWLLFLIAFTLSDYLTRGWLGVPGK from the coding sequence ATGCACATCAGTCCGTTGCGCGTCTACGCCCTCGTCTTCGCCGCCCTCCTGGTGGGCACGCTCACCACGGTGGCCGTGGCCTTCCAGCACCTGGGGCCCTTCAACGACATCGTCGCCCTCACCATCGCGGTGACCAAGATGACGTTGGTGGTCCTCTTCTTCATGCACGCCAAGTACAGCACGCGGCTGACCAAGATCGTCGTCGCCAGCGGCTTCGCCTGGCTCCTCTTCCTGATCGCCTTCACCCTGAGCGATTACTTGACCCGCGGCTGGCTCGGCGTGCCGGGGAAATAG
- a CDS encoding DUF3341 domain-containing protein codes for MQVHRQPLHGVMAEFDHSDRLIAAVKAVRSQGYTQLDAYTPYPIEALHHALGHHHSPLPRMVLAGGITGALGGFLLQTWTSTVALPLNVGGKPFFSWPAFIPVTFECTILLASLTAVLGMLALSGLPRPHHPVFNVERFAMASRDRYFLCIEAGDPLFDVDKTCQFLWTLEPTHVAEVAET; via the coding sequence ATGCAAGTGCACCGCCAGCCCCTGCATGGCGTCATGGCCGAGTTCGATCACTCGGACAGGTTGATCGCCGCGGTGAAGGCGGTGCGGTCCCAGGGCTACACACAGCTGGACGCCTACACCCCCTATCCCATCGAGGCTCTGCACCATGCCCTCGGCCACCACCATTCGCCGTTGCCGCGCATGGTGCTGGCCGGCGGCATCACCGGCGCTCTCGGTGGCTTCCTACTGCAGACCTGGACCAGCACCGTGGCCCTGCCGCTCAACGTCGGCGGCAAGCCCTTCTTCAGCTGGCCGGCCTTCATCCCCGTCACCTTCGAGTGCACGATTCTCTTGGCGTCGTTAACCGCCGTCTTGGGGATGCTGGCGCTCTCCGGTTTGCCCCGGCCGCACCACCCGGTGTTCAACGTCGAGCGCTTCGCCATGGCGAGCCGGGACCGCTATTTCCTCTGCATCGAAGCTGGCGATCCTCTCTTCGACGTCGACAAGACGTGCCAGTTCCTCTGGACCCTGGAGCCGACGCATGTGGCCGAAGTCGCCGAAACCTGA
- a CDS encoding cyclase family protein, giving the protein MKRGGDPELIDISPLVTHRLQVWPGDVPYRHEESLDIARGDNLTLGAVQTTLHVGAHADAPRHYVADGQDIGSRDLSLYYGTCQVLAVSAPRGGRLRPTHVGTAIVAPRVLFKTGSLPDPEAWNRDFNSLSPELVDFLAAAGVRLVGIDTPSIDPFDDKRLESHQAVAKHDMGVLEGLVLEHVEPGRYLLVALPLRLAGADASPVRAALVREASR; this is encoded by the coding sequence ATGAAGCGCGGCGGCGACCCCGAGCTCATCGACATCTCGCCGCTCGTGACGCACCGCCTGCAGGTGTGGCCGGGAGACGTCCCCTACCGGCACGAGGAGAGCCTGGACATCGCCCGAGGCGACAACCTCACTCTCGGCGCCGTGCAGACGACGCTGCACGTGGGCGCCCATGCCGATGCGCCGCGCCACTATGTCGCCGACGGACAGGACATCGGCTCCCGGGATCTCTCTTTGTACTACGGAACCTGTCAGGTGCTTGCGGTGTCGGCACCGCGGGGCGGGCGCCTTCGCCCCACCCACGTCGGCACTGCGATCGTGGCGCCGCGGGTGTTGTTCAAGACCGGCTCGTTGCCGGACCCCGAGGCTTGGAACCGCGATTTCAACAGCCTGTCTCCCGAGCTGGTCGACTTCCTCGCCGCCGCGGGGGTGCGCCTCGTGGGCATCGACACCCCCTCCATCGACCCCTTCGACGACAAGCGCTTGGAAAGCCACCAAGCAGTAGCAAAGCACGACATGGGCGTTCTCGAGGGCTTGGTCTTGGAGCACGTCGAGCCCGGACGATACCTCCTCGTGGCGCTACCGCTGCGGCTCGCCGGCGCCGACGCCTCGCCGGTGCGCGCGGCGCTGGTGCGCGAGGCCTCCCGGTGA
- a CDS encoding cytochrome c oxidase subunit 3 family protein, with translation MANPQPLLATHFDTLDQQRESASLGMWVFLITEVMFFGGLFTAYIVYRSRLHGLFDYGSHELNVTLGAINTIVLICSSLTMAIAVRASQLGDRRTLVRFLVLTMLLGLTFLGIKAVEYQEKFVHHLVPGPHFQWHGPQPRQIEMFFSLYFAMTGLHALHMIVGVGLILWLLPRSAKGFYGPDYHHPIECFGLYWHFVDIVWIFLFPLLYLLGRSHFVG, from the coding sequence TTGGCTAACCCGCAACCCCTGCTGGCAACTCATTTCGACACCCTGGATCAGCAGCGGGAATCCGCTTCGCTGGGGATGTGGGTGTTCCTGATCACCGAAGTCATGTTCTTCGGCGGCCTCTTCACCGCCTACATCGTCTATCGCTCGCGGCTGCACGGTCTCTTCGACTACGGCAGCCACGAGCTGAACGTCACGCTCGGCGCCATCAACACCATCGTGCTCATCTGCAGCAGCCTCACCATGGCCATCGCCGTCCGCGCCTCACAGCTGGGCGATCGGCGCACCCTGGTGCGCTTCCTCGTCCTTACCATGCTCCTGGGGTTGACCTTCCTCGGGATCAAGGCGGTGGAGTATCAGGAGAAGTTCGTGCACCACCTGGTGCCCGGGCCGCACTTCCAGTGGCACGGCCCGCAGCCCCGGCAGATCGAGATGTTCTTCTCCTTGTACTTCGCCATGACCGGACTGCACGCGCTGCACATGATCGTGGGGGTAGGGCTCATCCTCTGGCTGCTGCCGCGGTCGGCGAAGGGGTTCTACGGCCCGGACTACCACCACCCCATCGAGTGCTTCGGCCTCTACTGGCACTTCGTCGACATCGTCTGGATCTTCCTGTTCCCGCTGCTCTATCTGCTCGGGCGCAGTCACTTCGTGGGCTAA